TTGATTGTTGCTGCTCTGAAATATCCTTTGGGATTGATTTATCATAATGGACTCCTTGCCTTGCTTTTTATACCGTTTATTCTCTTGCTTTCATTCAATCAGGGGGTGATTTCCTCACTCTTCAGAAAGAAGTTTTTTTGTTATCTGGGAGATATCAGCTACAGTATTTATATCTTGCAGGTGCCGGTTTATATGTGGATAGATGAGTTGTTCAAATATTTTCGAATCAATGATGCGCTCATGCAGTTTTATTTCTCTCTTGTCATGCTCATTCTCTTTTCGGCACTAACCTTTTCCTTCATCGATGTACCATTAAGAGAAAAAATCAAGAGGGGGAGCATAAAAAATAACCAGAGATAGTATTTTTCTGAGCAAGCCATCAAGCGCGAGCTTTCCCTGACGGCATTGTTCGTCAATTTCACAATCGTAAACGAGGGAATGCCGCTTGCAACGTTGGCTTCAACCGTAACCTTCATGTCGTTTCCCTGATAGCATGGGGGCTCTTTTTTTAAAACAGTAAGCCAATTCATCAGGCGTGAGGAAAGCTTTCGTTGAAGGCATTGTGGAATTATCCGGTTGGAAGAGGAACTCTGCAATTATTCTGCTGGCAACATTAAAGTAACAGGTCACATTGAAAACACATCATAAAATTGTTCATGGCGACAGCCGAGAGATGAACCTCCTGCCCGGCAGGTCAGTGCACCTCGTTGTCACCTCTCCACCCTACTGGCAGCTCAAGGACTACGGAACGGATAACCAGATCGGCTTTCACGAGAGTTACGAGAGCTACATTAACAACCTGAACCTTGTCTGGAACGAATGTGAGAGGGTGCTGCACCCCGGTTGCCGTCTCTGCATCAACATCGGCGACCAGTTTGCCCGCTCGGTCTACTATGGCCGCTACAAGGTCATTCCCATCCGGACGGAGATTATCAAGTTCTGCGAGACCATCGGCTTCGACTACATGGGCGCGGTGATCTGGCAGAAGGTCACCACAACCAACACCACCGGTGGCGCATCAATCATGGGGAGCTTTCCCTATCCACGGAACGGCATTCTCAAGATTGATTATGAGTTCATTCTCATCTTCAAAAAACAGGGCGATGCTCCAAAGCCCACCAAAGAGCAGAAAGAGCGTTCAGCCATGACCACCGAGGAGTGGAACACCTACTTCTCAGGCCACTGGAACTTTGCCGGAGCAAAACAGGAGGGTCACCTTGCCATGTTCCCCGAAGAGCTTCCGCACCGGCTCATCAAAATGTTCGCTTTCCGTGGTGATACGGTGCTTGATCCCTTCATGGGCAGCGGCACAACTTCACTTGCCGCAAAGAATCTTGAACGAAACTCGGTTGGGTACGAAATCAATCCGGAATTTATCGAGATTGCCCGGCAGAAGCTGAACACAAAGCAACCTGACTTTATGGGCACGGAATACGAGTTTCTGCATGATACCGTTAAGGGTGATTTTGCCGCAGCCATTGAGCAGTTGCCTTATCAGTTCAGAGATCCCCACAAGCTCGACAAGAAAACTGACCCCCGAAAGCTTACCTTTGGTTCCAGGATTGAGAAGGAGAGCCAGGCAGAGCGCGAAGAGTTCTTCACGGTCAAGGAGATACTCAGCCCCGAAAAAGTAAGGTTATCCAACGGTTTGACGATAAAATTGATCGGGATCAAAAGCGAACCCTTCTCGCACGATAAAGCGATTGGCTATCTGAACGAAAAAATCAAGGGAAAGCGTATCTTCCTGAAGTATGATAAATTGAAGTACGACAATGAAAACGTCCTGCTTTGCTACCTCTATCTGGAGAACAAGACCTTTGTCAATGCGCATCTGATCAAAAGCGGGTTGGTCGGGATTGACTGTAGCTATGAGTACAAGCAACAAGTGAAGTTTCTGAATATGGGTGAGCTTGTTCAGGGTTGAAGGGCGTGACAAGTTCAAAATGTTAGCGCTACTTGTTCATTCTATCAGTCCGATTGCCGAGCAGAGTCAGCATCTTGCACAACGGAGCGAGCATGGACGAAACCTCTGGCGTTTGTTGGCTTCGGTTCCGATGACCCGGATTTAGCCCGACGAACTGGAGTCAGAAGAAAAAATGCTTGAGCGCACTGTTTTTTTATTTATCTATTCTGAACGGTAAAATAATCCTGCTGGTTTTCGGCATTCCAAATGCTGTGAAATCGGCTATCAGTTTCATTCAGAGAGCAGATCACGAAGCGTGCACATCAATCATAATAAAGGCACAGAACTTCCAGTCGTCATAAGTGATGAGCAAGTGTATCATGATCGACTGGCAGGGAGATTAAACGATAAGCTGTCGCTTCGGGTTATTGATCTTTTTGCCGGTGCAGGTGGTTTGTCTGCCGGGTTTTCCCACTTCTTTGGCCATCACTTCACGCCAGTTTGGGCGAATGACTTTAACTCTTGTGCGGCAGAGAGCTATAATGCCAATTTTGGGCATCATTGCAGGGTTGGAGACATTGTTGATATTCTTGATAACCCCACAACAATCATCCCCAAAGCTGATGTCGTTATTGGAGGCCCTCCTTGCCAGGGATTCAGCCTTTTAAATAAAAACAAGGAGGGAGACGCACGGAAGCAGCTTTGGATACCGTTCATGGATGTTGTCAGGCTTTCCGGTGCTGACGTTTTCGTTATGGAGAATGTTCCCGAGCTGTTAAGTAGCCTGGAATGCAGGGAAATCTACGCTATGGCGAACGCAATGGGCTTTAAGCTGGTCAGTGCCAAACTCTGCGCAGCCGATTACGGTGTACCACAAATTCGGTGGCGTGCGTTTATTGTCGGGTGCAAATTTGCAGATCCCCAGGCAGTGTTCCCTCCCAAAAAGACACACTTTCCGCATAAGGGGTACCGGCAGAGATTTGTTGAAAGCTCAATTCCATACATCGCTGATGCTCAGCCATTTCGAACGGTTAAAGATGCCATAGGCGACCTGCCAGCGCCACAAGGCACAATTGTTCGTCCGGAAGCGCCACCATTAGACCTACATTTCGGTCGTACACCGACAGCAAAAAGTTTGGAACGATACCGCTCAATACCCGAAGAGGGGATGAACCGCGTTGATCTCAAGAGAATAGCACCAGAGCTGACGCCGGATTGCTGGATGCGGAAGAAGAGCGGAGGCACGGATCTTTTCGGGAGGTTATGGTGGAACAAGCCATCAGTAACCATTCGCACGGAGTTTTATAAGCCGGAAAAGGGGCGATACTTGCATCCCGTGCAGGACAGGCCGATTACACACCGGGAGGCTGCCCGCTTTCAGTCATTTCCGGATGAATTCAAATTTACTGGATCGAAAGTGGAAATCGCAAAGCAGATTGGTAACGCCGTTCCCTGCCAGCTTGCAGCCCGAGTAGCAGATTGTGTTTATGCCCTGCTTTTGTCAAAACAGGAAACAATTTCATCACACCACTCAAGAGAGCCCGTTTCAGGTGAAGCAGAAGGGCTCTACAAAAAAATAAAAGCTCAGGAAGCACGTTCGCCTCAAGGGCTTTTTGTGTAGAGTGAGCAGTTGGTTGAACGGATCAAAATCGGCAGCACTTTTTTCAGCGGGTATTACAGAACTTTTTATGGCAAAACGAAGAACGCTCAACGACCCTGAAAGTTTGCGTCAACAACTTGTCGCGTTGCTGATAAACTTTGAACATGAGTTGCGGGATGGCGACTTGCGCTCAAAAGTATTGGCGTTGTTGCCAGCTCACAATCAGTTGCGGGATATGGGCAGCTCTCTTATCCCGAAAGAGGATGCCTCAGCAGCACGAGATCGTATCCTGTATTATTTTTGCAACTATCCCCGTGTCGTTATAAAAGGGGAAGAGTTGATGATTGTTGCAGGGATAAGTGAGTGGGCAAGACGTCTGAGGGAGTTACGGGTTGAGTTTGGCTGGAAAATCATCAGTGGCGGTACGGCCAAAGAGATGGCCAAAGAAGGTGAATTCATCCTCCCCGGTATTGATGCCTCCAGGTTAGGGCCCGACGACTATATTCTTGCAGACGAGCATCAGGATCGTGACGATGCTTTTCGCTGGAACCTGGCCAACGAAATTCGGCGTAAGAATACAAGTGTTCGAGATCGCATCCTCGAATATTTGTTGCGCAATGTTGGCAAAGCAATAAACGCCGAAGAGTTACGTTATGTTGCTGGAAATAAGACTGAATGGGCGCGGCGTGTACGAGAATTGCGAACCGAGTTTGGGTGGCAGGTGATGACCAAAACCACTGGAATGCCAGATATCCCTGTCGGCTCTTACATTCTCGCCAGCGCCAGACAGGCTCCGGAACATGACAGGGTGATTCCTGATGCTATACGTCGTGAAGTGCTCCAGCGTGATGATTACAGGTGTCAGCAATGCGGATGGCATCAAGAGATGTGGAACCAGTCAGATCCCCGACATCTTGAAGCGCATCATATCAAACAGCATGTTGAGGGAGGAGAAAACACAAAAGAGAATCTTGTTACCCTGTGCAACATCTGTCATGACAAGGAACATACCAGATAATAACAGCTAAATTCATCTTCAGTTACCCGAGGCTTATCGTTTAATATCGTCAGTACTACATCTCCCATAGCTCGGCGTCATGCTGGCCATGGTATTAAGGAAACCAGACGAGTAATCAGATCTGCGACTTCTGGTGCTATGTTGTTGCGATTCAGTGTAGATGGCTTCATGTGCAAGTTCTCTGTATGATGGGTTGCTTTTTGAAGACAAAATAAACGGTATTACGGTATACACCAAGCCCCTAACATGGGCGACAAATCTTCAGCGTAGAGCAGATCTCTCCGATACTGATATTCATGTTCTTGCTCATTTTCTGGGCCATCTACACTTTCAGGTCATCCTTTGAAATTTTCGGTCTCACTGATTTTCTTCCTCTTGACCTTGCTGCCGTCTGGCCTGCCTGCCAGTTCCTGATGAGTGGGATCGGCTGT
The DNA window shown above is from Pelodictyon phaeoclathratiforme BU-1 and carries:
- a CDS encoding DNA-methyltransferase produces the protein MNLLPGRSVHLVVTSPPYWQLKDYGTDNQIGFHESYESYINNLNLVWNECERVLHPGCRLCINIGDQFARSVYYGRYKVIPIRTEIIKFCETIGFDYMGAVIWQKVTTTNTTGGASIMGSFPYPRNGILKIDYEFILIFKKQGDAPKPTKEQKERSAMTTEEWNTYFSGHWNFAGAKQEGHLAMFPEELPHRLIKMFAFRGDTVLDPFMGSGTTSLAAKNLERNSVGYEINPEFIEIARQKLNTKQPDFMGTEYEFLHDTVKGDFAAAIEQLPYQFRDPHKLDKKTDPRKLTFGSRIEKESQAEREEFFTVKEILSPEKVRLSNGLTIKLIGIKSEPFSHDKAIGYLNEKIKGKRIFLKYDKLKYDNENVLLCYLYLENKTFVNAHLIKSGLVGIDCSYEYKQQVKFLNMGELVQG
- a CDS encoding DNA cytosine methyltransferase; translation: MHINHNKGTELPVVISDEQVYHDRLAGRLNDKLSLRVIDLFAGAGGLSAGFSHFFGHHFTPVWANDFNSCAAESYNANFGHHCRVGDIVDILDNPTTIIPKADVVIGGPPCQGFSLLNKNKEGDARKQLWIPFMDVVRLSGADVFVMENVPELLSSLECREIYAMANAMGFKLVSAKLCAADYGVPQIRWRAFIVGCKFADPQAVFPPKKTHFPHKGYRQRFVESSIPYIADAQPFRTVKDAIGDLPAPQGTIVRPEAPPLDLHFGRTPTAKSLERYRSIPEEGMNRVDLKRIAPELTPDCWMRKKSGGTDLFGRLWWNKPSVTIRTEFYKPEKGRYLHPVQDRPITHREAARFQSFPDEFKFTGSKVEIAKQIGNAVPCQLAARVADCVYALLLSKQETISSHHSREPVSGEAEGLYKKIKAQEARSPQGLFV
- a CDS encoding HNH endonuclease; the protein is MAKRRTLNDPESLRQQLVALLINFEHELRDGDLRSKVLALLPAHNQLRDMGSSLIPKEDASAARDRILYYFCNYPRVVIKGEELMIVAGISEWARRLRELRVEFGWKIISGGTAKEMAKEGEFILPGIDASRLGPDDYILADEHQDRDDAFRWNLANEIRRKNTSVRDRILEYLLRNVGKAINAEELRYVAGNKTEWARRVRELRTEFGWQVMTKTTGMPDIPVGSYILASARQAPEHDRVIPDAIRREVLQRDDYRCQQCGWHQEMWNQSDPRHLEAHHIKQHVEGGENTKENLVTLCNICHDKEHTR